atatatatagacagttgaggagtgaggtgaggggtcctcattcttttgttgatgtggtgggggtggtctcgaaggagaccatcaaggagagatgcttcccacaatatcaggagaagagtaaggtgaggggatatcaggttaccagatgtatcgacccacaggttgcatcactgatttacccacgattcttagccGCCCATGatcgttatcctaataatgaccagattccattatactttgcacaacaggtatttgttgaggttcattgtcagatgaaaccaaactaccctaatattccaggatattatggacaggggaggggcaggattgctgatagagatgcatatcataggcgtgatagagctccgcctagacacaaggaccttgttggccagagatttcctacaGTAGTCCCAGCCGTGACACCCATagcggatcacgttgtgattgcttctcagagagaagcaattgataggattgggaAGATTGCATCAgtagcagccaccatatcttctgacagggtgggcaaatatatgatgagtcgaccacgttcgcgatcatccatagatcatgcatcttctagtcatgggggggcttcagattcagatgatcggtatatttctgctggcatcccctccccagatgaggtagcagctatagtcggaggtagtagacatgtacagatgtcgcagtatttagctgaggacctactacatgcttatagttttatttcatctcgacttgggataccattggctgatgttagagaggcgattctcagagatggtcaggctacagcGGCATCGATGCATACCTCGaggtagtcacaacattctcatcactctacgcatgctccaggcattgacccacctacagatcactctattgctgcaaaggaggagctacgagctgatcaactccatatcacagatgagggtcggttggattcatttgaggaggagatacgagctgatcaggtacatatcacagatgagggtttggactcatttgaggatcaactgagagatttgagccatactggatttatggacatgctactacagtcagacacttcatccacgatgcccactcatctagttagccccttgcactcctcagtgatacgtacagctagagagagatatgcaggcacgagtgatgttgttgatatgatcatgggataggatcagactatacagcctactccaggtgatacacaggtatgtacatgtacatgtgcgtttaaatttttagaagatatgtatacatgttgcaaatttgtacctgataaatctatatatatagatcatgtttaataaataatctagagttctaagttttaatttgtagatcatttaaattgattgtggactaatccttaaattgacagttagctcatgtcactcct
The nucleotide sequence above comes from Cryptomeria japonica chromosome 11, Sugi_1.0, whole genome shotgun sequence. Encoded proteins:
- the LOC131054334 gene encoding uncharacterized protein LOC131054334, giving the protein MYKSTCTSIFDSLQTLRDRLVSHTSFSPEVIEDIYRQLRSEVRGPHSFVDVVGVVSKETIKERCFPQYQEKSKVRGYQVTRCIDPQVASLIYPRFLAAHDRYPNNDQIPLYFAQQVFVEVHCQMKPNYPNIPGYYGQGRGRIADRDAYHRRDRAPPRHKDLVGQRFPTVVPAVTPIADHVVIASQREAIDRIGKIASVAATISSDRVGKYMMSRPRSRSSIDHASSSHGGASDSDDRYISAGIPSPDEVAAIVGGSRHVQMSQYLAEDLLHAYSFISSRLGIPLADVREAILRDGQATAASMHTSR